Proteins co-encoded in one Quercus robur chromosome 8, dhQueRobu3.1, whole genome shotgun sequence genomic window:
- the LOC126697065 gene encoding cytochrome P450 76T24-like isoform X1, with protein sequence MDHQAFWIILPIVWVCIAVLTSALGGRKSGSSTLPPGPHPFPIIGNILELGNKPHQAVAKLSKTYGPLMTLKLGSITTIVISSPDIAKEALQKKDQAFSSRTIPDTGRVADHHKVSMVWLPALTRWRNLRKVSATKIFAPQQLDATQALRQKKVKELLDHINQCCSNGGEVVDIGRAAFITVLNSISNTFFSIDLAQYSSSALSQEFQELVCGVMEVAGKPNIADYFPVLRLVDPQGARGRATIYYEKLMGTFDGIIKERVQLRASSESSKASNDVLDSFLNFAEEDGSQLSFHDFKHLLLDLFIAGIDTTSSTVEWALAELINNPEKMAKAQDELEEVLGKDRLIQEVDISKFPFLQVIVKETLRLHPPAPFLVPHKAETEVEMCGFTVPKNAQILVNVWAMGRDSSIWTNPDLFMPERFLEQDIDFKGQYFELIPFGAGRRICPGLPLANRMVHLMLASLVHFFNWKLADEINPENMDMSESETFGLTLHRAKPLRAIPIRV encoded by the exons ATGGACCACCAAGCATTTTGGATAATACTTCCCATCGTGTGGGTATGCATTGCTGTGCTCACCTCCGCTCTAGGAGGCCGGAAGTCTGGCTCATCCACACTTCCCCCAGGCCCCCACCCTTTTCCAATCATCGGAAACATCTTGGAGCTGGGCAACAAACCCCATCAAGCTGTTGCAAAGCTCTCCAAAACCTATGGACCCCTTATGACTCTCAAGCTTGGGAGCATAACAACCATAGTCATTTCCTCTCCAGACATAGCCAAAGAAGCACTCCAAAAAAAAGACCAAGCCTTCTCCAGCCGAACTATCCCGGATACCGGCCGAGTAGCTGACCACCACAAAGTTTCAATGGTGTGGTTGCCCGCATTGACTCGTTGGAGGAACCTCAGGAAAGTTTCTGCCACGAAAATATTTGCTCCACAACAACTCGATGCCACACAAGCCCTTCGACAAAAAAAGGTGAAAGAATTACTTGACCATATTAATCAATGTTGCAGCAATGGTGGGGAAGTGGTTGATATTGGTCGAGCAGCCTTCATTACAGTACTTAATTCCATatcaaacacttttttttccaTTGACTTAGCACAGTATAGTTCAAGTGCATTGTCCCAAGAGTTCCAGGAGCTTGTATGTGGTGTCATGGAAGTAGCTGGAAAGCCTAATATTGCAGACTATTTCCCAGTACTTCGTTTAGTTGATCCACAAGGTGCACGGGGAAGGGCCAccatttattatgaaaaattgatGGGGACTTTTGATGGTATCATCAAGGAACGGGTGCAATTAAGAGCTTCATCAGAGAGTTCTAAGGCAAGCAACGATGTATTAGATTCCTTTCTCAATTTCGCTGAAGAAGATGGATCGCAACTTAGCTTCCACGATTTCAAACATTTGCTTCTG GATTTATTTATTGCAGGGATCGACACAACATCAAGCACTGTTGAATGGGCACTGGCAGAGTTAATAAATAACCCTGAAAAAATGGCTAAAGCCCAAGACGAGCTTGAAGAAGTCCTTGGCAAGGATCGGCTAATTCAAGAAGTAGACATCTCAAAGTTTCCCTTTCTGCAAGTAATAGTGAAAGAAACACTTCGTTTGCACCCACCTGCACCTTTTCTAGTTCCTCACAAGGCTGAGACTGAAGTAGAAATGTGTGGCTTTACTGTGCCCAAAAATGCACAAATACTAGTAAACGTGTGGGCAATGGGAAGAGACTCAAGCATATGGACAAACCCAGATTTATTTATGCCTGAAAGGTTTTTAGAACAAGACATTGACTTTAAAGGCCAATATTTCGAGCTGATTCCCTTTGGAGCTGGAAGAAGAATCTGCCCTGGATTACCGTTAGCTAACCGGATGGTGCACTTGATGTTGGCATCTCTTGTACATTTCTTTAATTGGAAGCTTGCAGATGAGATTAATCCAGAAAATATGGATATGAGCGAGAGTGAGACCTTTGGACTCACCTTACACAGGGCCAAGCCTCTCCGGGCTATTCCAATCAGAGTGTAA